The Thermocrinis ruber genome has a window encoding:
- a CDS encoding LL-diaminopimelate aminotransferase codes for MFEFSQRISQLPPYLFAQIDKKKREKIAQGADVIDLGVGDPDIPTPKPIVDAMKRAVEKPEHHRYPSYEGMLSFRQAVADWYKRRFGVELDPEKEVITLIGSKEGIAHFPLAFVNPGDVVLCPDPAYPVYKIGTLFAGGVPYILPLKEENNFLPDFKSVPSDVLKKAKIIWVNYPNNPTSATATREFYKELIDWAREHNIIVASDLAYSEIYFDGEKPPSILEIEGAKDVAIEFHSLSKTFNMTGWRLGMAVGNEKLIAGLGKVKTNVDSGQFQAIQEAGITALNLPEEEIQRLRDIYKERREVMTKALKEAGLEVYPSNATFYLWVKVPKGFSSAQFVEKLLEECAIVCTPGNGFGEHGEGYFRISLTVPTQKLLEAAERIKGLRL; via the coding sequence ATGTTTGAGTTTTCCCAGAGGATTTCCCAGCTTCCCCCTTACCTCTTTGCCCAAATTGACAAGAAAAAGAGGGAAAAGATCGCCCAAGGGGCAGATGTTATTGACCTAGGAGTGGGAGACCCAGACATACCCACACCCAAGCCGATAGTAGATGCCATGAAGAGGGCGGTGGAAAAGCCCGAACACCATAGATACCCCTCTTACGAGGGCATGCTTTCCTTCCGCCAAGCGGTGGCAGATTGGTATAAAAGAAGGTTTGGCGTTGAACTGGACCCTGAGAAGGAGGTAATTACACTTATCGGTTCAAAGGAAGGAATTGCCCACTTTCCCTTAGCCTTTGTAAATCCAGGGGATGTGGTGCTCTGCCCAGACCCTGCCTATCCAGTATATAAGATCGGCACCCTCTTTGCTGGAGGAGTTCCTTATATTCTGCCGTTGAAAGAAGAGAACAACTTCCTTCCGGACTTCAAAAGCGTTCCCTCCGATGTGTTAAAGAAGGCTAAGATCATATGGGTCAATTATCCCAACAACCCAACCTCTGCCACTGCCACAAGGGAATTCTACAAAGAGCTCATAGACTGGGCAAGAGAGCACAACATAATAGTGGCGTCTGACCTTGCCTACTCAGAGATTTACTTTGATGGTGAAAAGCCTCCGTCCATATTGGAGATAGAGGGTGCAAAGGATGTTGCCATAGAGTTTCACTCCCTTTCAAAGACCTTCAACATGACTGGCTGGCGTTTGGGTATGGCGGTGGGAAACGAAAAGCTCATAGCAGGGCTTGGAAAGGTAAAGACCAACGTGGACTCGGGGCAATTCCAAGCTATCCAAGAAGCGGGCATTACCGCCTTAAACCTCCCCGAGGAGGAAATTCAAAGGCTGAGGGATATATACAAGGAGAGAAGGGAGGTGATGACCAAGGCGCTAAAAGAGGCGGGCTTGGAGGTTTATCCTTCCAACGCCACCTTTTACCTTTGGGTGAAGGTGCCAAAGGGGTTTAGCTCCGCCCAGTTTGTGGAAAAGCTCCTGGAAGAATGTGCTATCGTTTGCACACCAGGAAATGGTTTTGGAGAACACGGAGAGGGCTACTTTAGGATTTCTCTGACAGTTCCCACCCAAAAGCTATTAGAGGCAGCGGAAAGGATCAAAGGACTCAGGCTCTGA
- a CDS encoding TraR/DksA C4-type zinc finger protein: MHHLSEEQIAQIKNLLLEMRQKILGSAQEQIKDPSNIAFEGGDEIDRANIETERYINLQRLKTRELKLVRKIDYALYKIEVGTYGICEGCGAEIPFERLMARPVTTLCINCKELEEEGEHE; this comes from the coding sequence ATGCACCATTTGTCGGAAGAGCAAATTGCACAGATAAAGAACCTGCTTTTGGAAATGAGGCAGAAGATTCTGGGCTCTGCCCAAGAGCAGATAAAGGATCCATCCAACATAGCCTTCGAGGGAGGAGATGAGATAGACAGGGCAAACATAGAAACGGAAAGATACATAAACCTTCAGAGGCTAAAAACAAGGGAACTAAAGCTTGTGCGGAAGATAGACTATGCCCTTTATAAAATAGAGGTAGGGACTTACGGCATATGTGAGGGTTGTGGTGCGGAAATACCTTTCGAAAGGCTCATGGCAAGACCAGTAACTACCTTGTGTATAAACTGTAAGGAGTTGGAAGAGGAAGGCGAGCATGAGTAA
- a CDS encoding aminotransferase class I/II-fold pyridoxal phosphate-dependent enzyme produces MSKLIFPRVQKLPKYVFAMVNELKMKLRREGEDIVDLGMGNPDLPPAPHIIEKLCEVARRDNVHGYSSSRGIPRLRKAICDFYQRNYGAELNPETEAILTIGAKEGYSHLILAMVEPGDSVMVPNPTYPIHYYAPIIAGGDAISIPINFEEKQNFEEYFLKSIHDTLKASFKKPKALVLSFPHNPTTLCVSLEFFKEIIRWAKREEVWVIHDFAYADLGFDGYKPPSILQVEGAKDIAVEIYSMSKGFSMAGWRVAFVLGNEILINNLAHLKSYLDYGVFTPIQVASIIALESPYEIVEKNRDVYQRRRDVLVEGLNRIGWPVEKPKASMFVWAKIPEWVGMSSLDFSLFLLKEAKVAVSPGIGFGEYGEGYVRFALVENEHRIRQAVRGIKKALERFRQTVQ; encoded by the coding sequence ATGAGTAAGCTTATCTTTCCAAGGGTCCAAAAGCTTCCCAAGTATGTTTTTGCCATGGTCAATGAGCTAAAGATGAAGCTCAGAAGGGAAGGAGAGGACATTGTGGATTTGGGAATGGGAAATCCAGACCTTCCACCCGCACCTCACATAATAGAAAAGCTCTGCGAAGTGGCAAGGAGGGACAATGTGCATGGCTATTCTTCCTCAAGGGGTATACCAAGGCTCAGAAAGGCTATATGCGACTTTTACCAAAGAAACTACGGAGCTGAACTAAACCCAGAAACAGAGGCTATATTGACCATAGGGGCAAAGGAGGGCTACTCGCATCTTATCCTTGCTATGGTGGAGCCCGGCGATTCAGTAATGGTACCAAACCCTACCTATCCCATACACTATTACGCACCCATAATAGCGGGCGGAGATGCTATATCTATTCCTATAAACTTTGAGGAAAAGCAAAACTTTGAAGAATACTTTTTAAAGAGCATCCACGATACCCTTAAGGCTTCCTTCAAAAAGCCCAAAGCCCTGGTGCTGAGCTTCCCTCACAATCCAACCACCCTTTGCGTTAGCTTGGAATTTTTCAAAGAAATTATTAGGTGGGCAAAGAGGGAGGAAGTGTGGGTGATCCACGATTTTGCTTACGCGGACCTTGGCTTTGATGGATACAAACCGCCTAGCATTCTGCAGGTGGAAGGTGCAAAAGATATTGCGGTGGAAATTTACTCCATGTCTAAGGGCTTTTCTATGGCGGGCTGGCGTGTTGCCTTTGTTTTGGGCAACGAAATCCTCATAAATAACCTTGCCCATCTGAAAAGCTACTTAGATTACGGCGTTTTTACACCCATACAGGTTGCTTCCATAATAGCCTTAGAGAGCCCTTACGAGATAGTAGAGAAAAATCGGGACGTTTATCAGAGGAGAAGGGATGTGCTGGTGGAGGGACTGAACCGTATAGGTTGGCCGGTGGAAAAGCCCAAGGCATCCATGTTTGTTTGGGCAAAGATTCCTGAGTGGGTGGGTATGAGCTCTTTGGACTTTTCCCTCTTTTTGTTGAAGGAGGCAAAGGTGGCGGTCTCACCCGGCATAGGCTTTGGAGAGTATGGAGAGGGCTACGTTAGGTTTGCCTTGGTGGAAAACGAGCATCGGATAAGGCAAGCGGTCCGTGGTATAAAAAAAGCCCTTGAAAGGTTCAGACAGACCGTGCAATAA
- a CDS encoding superoxide dismutase, with product MAVHKLQPKDHLKPSNLKGISNEQIEPHFEAHYKGYVTKYNEIQEKLADLNFSDRSKANQNYSEYRELKVEESFNYMGVVLHELYFGHLGAKGQPSEAFKKKVEEDFGSWDACVQELKATGIAFRGWAVLGLDIFSGRLVVNGLDAHNVYNFTGLIPLIVLDTYEHAYYVDYKNKRPPYIDAFLENINWDVVNERFEKAMKAYETLKDFVK from the coding sequence ATGGCAGTGCATAAACTTCAACCCAAAGACCACCTTAAGCCCTCCAACCTAAAGGGTATATCCAACGAACAGATAGAGCCTCACTTTGAGGCCCACTACAAGGGCTATGTAACCAAATACAACGAAATTCAGGAAAAGTTGGCGGACTTGAACTTTTCCGACAGGTCCAAGGCAAACCAAAACTACTCCGAATACAGAGAGTTAAAGGTGGAAGAAAGCTTTAACTACATGGGTGTGGTCCTGCACGAACTATACTTTGGCCATTTGGGGGCAAAGGGACAGCCATCAGAAGCCTTTAAGAAGAAGGTGGAAGAGGACTTTGGTTCTTGGGATGCCTGTGTGCAGGAACTGAAGGCGACGGGCATAGCCTTTAGAGGATGGGCAGTGCTTGGCTTGGACATATTCTCCGGAAGGCTTGTGGTAAACGGTTTGGATGCCCACAATGTGTACAACTTCACAGGTCTCATTCCGCTCATAGTACTTGACACTTACGAGCATGCCTACTATGTGGATTACAAGAACAAAAGACCTCCATACATAGACGCCTTCTTGGAAAACATAAACTGGGATGTTGTCAATGAAAGGTTTGAAAAGGCTATGAAAGCCTACGAAACTCTTAAAGACTTTGTTAAGTAA
- a CDS encoding peptidylprolyl isomerase, whose product MSMYSLVYKNKKFVAGVIGLVSLAFLLWLLWVGGIGDIANIGQNCVAKVDGSCITLRDYRRELLRYGDLVQNKDMEQLLREQVLESLIVQELLYAKAKKLGFLASNQEVIDLIKSDPSFQENGIFSTSKYKESLARLGLEPTEYEEYIRKILTIQKLLNLVGNAVYLTPKEEEINLLSQSFEISGRLYIINPEDVSVSVSEKEILDFYTQNRENFKREPTKVVRLWIEKDKQKAEEIYRALRNRQEVPNFKEFKLPQQEGEFPAELKGELNRLSPTDPISLVKTGEGYAIVFLFKEETGGYKSLEEVKAQIERTLKEKKAQEQVKSLAEKVKEDLKQGKDVSYKFFEFSKAPAIQLLSVMKLGEKDLFEILLSKEKVFGPYPLLKGYGVLVVQERSKKEIDQKQRTEFIKDLLSLKKDATINYYIESLRKGAKVKINRELIGG is encoded by the coding sequence ATGTCCATGTATTCCCTGGTTTATAAAAACAAAAAGTTTGTAGCGGGTGTTATAGGTCTCGTATCTTTAGCTTTTTTACTCTGGCTACTTTGGGTTGGGGGTATAGGAGATATTGCCAACATAGGGCAAAACTGTGTGGCAAAGGTGGATGGCTCATGCATAACACTAAGGGACTACAGAAGGGAGCTTTTGAGGTACGGAGACCTTGTACAGAACAAAGATATGGAGCAATTGTTAAGAGAGCAAGTGCTTGAAAGTTTGATAGTTCAGGAACTTCTTTATGCAAAGGCAAAAAAGCTTGGCTTTCTTGCCAGCAACCAGGAGGTCATAGACCTTATAAAATCAGACCCAAGCTTTCAGGAAAATGGTATATTTAGCACTTCCAAGTACAAAGAGAGCCTTGCCCGTTTGGGCTTGGAGCCAACGGAGTATGAAGAATACATAAGAAAAATACTAACCATACAAAAGCTACTGAACCTTGTAGGAAACGCTGTTTATCTGACACCAAAGGAGGAGGAAATCAACCTGCTTAGCCAGAGCTTTGAAATAAGCGGTAGGCTTTACATAATAAACCCGGAGGATGTATCGGTTAGCGTTAGTGAGAAGGAGATCTTGGACTTTTACACCCAAAACAGGGAAAACTTTAAAAGGGAACCAACAAAAGTAGTCCGTCTTTGGATAGAAAAAGACAAACAGAAAGCTGAAGAAATATACAGAGCCCTTAGGAATAGGCAAGAAGTTCCAAATTTCAAAGAGTTCAAACTGCCCCAGCAGGAGGGAGAATTTCCCGCAGAGCTTAAAGGAGAGCTAAACAGGCTCAGCCCCACTGACCCCATAAGCTTGGTAAAGACAGGAGAGGGCTATGCCATAGTTTTTCTCTTCAAGGAGGAGACCGGCGGATACAAAAGCCTGGAGGAGGTAAAAGCCCAGATTGAAAGAACACTAAAAGAGAAAAAAGCCCAAGAACAGGTAAAGTCTTTGGCGGAGAAGGTTAAAGAGGATCTCAAGCAGGGCAAAGATGTTTCCTATAAGTTCTTTGAGTTTTCTAAGGCGCCAGCCATTCAGCTTCTTTCTGTAATGAAGCTCGGAGAGAAGGACCTCTTTGAAATCTTGCTCTCCAAAGAAAAGGTATTTGGTCCTTATCCTCTGCTCAAGGGCTATGGGGTGCTGGTGGTTCAGGAGAGGAGCAAGAAGGAAATAGACCAAAAGCAAAGGACAGAGTTTATTAAAGACCTTCTTTCCCTCAAAAAGGATGCCACCATAAACTACTACATAGAGAGCCTTAGAAAAGGTGCAAAGGTTAAAATAAACAGGGAGTTAATAGGAGGTTAG
- a CDS encoding nicotinamidase, which produces MKLRLTPFDALIVVDVQRDFMPGGALPVPEGDKVVAPLNQYIERFSKANLPVFFTRDWHPKDHISFKGYGGIWPPHCVQDTEGAQFHPDLKIPTDNKFIISKGTSRDFDAYSGFQGTILNDLLRERGIKRIFVGGVATDYCVKNTVLGGINLGYFVFLLMDAIKGVDVKPGDSDQAIEDMLRAGAVAITLEDIS; this is translated from the coding sequence ATGAAGTTGAGGCTTACGCCCTTTGATGCGCTGATAGTTGTGGATGTGCAAAGGGATTTTATGCCCGGCGGTGCCCTGCCAGTGCCTGAGGGAGATAAAGTTGTGGCACCTCTCAACCAATACATTGAAAGGTTTTCTAAAGCAAACTTGCCCGTTTTTTTCACAAGGGACTGGCACCCAAAGGACCATATATCCTTTAAGGGATACGGTGGTATATGGCCACCACATTGCGTGCAGGACACAGAAGGCGCCCAGTTCCATCCTGACCTAAAAATACCTACAGACAACAAGTTCATCATCTCAAAGGGTACCAGCAGGGACTTTGATGCCTACTCGGGCTTTCAGGGAACAATTCTAAACGATCTTTTAAGAGAGAGGGGGATAAAAAGGATCTTTGTGGGTGGAGTAGCCACAGACTATTGCGTGAAAAACACAGTCCTTGGTGGCATAAATTTGGGCTATTTTGTTTTCTTGCTTATGGACGCTATAAAGGGTGTGGATGTGAAACCCGGCGATTCCGACCAAGCTATAGAGGATATGCTAAGGGCTGGTGCAGTGGCTATAACACTGGAGGATATTAGTTAA
- a CDS encoding citryl-CoA lyase: protein MEKKWRTAITQHVGHETYIRGYRLLDLVGNLSFAQAIYLILKGELPTEKESKMMEAMLVSVIDHGIAPPSAIAARAVASGGNSLNVGVAAGVLAFGSAHGGALEDAMKFIQEGVKSGRSVEEIVKEYLENKKPIPGYGHRYYKDFDPRTKRLMDIAKELGFYGPHCKFAEDVEEEISRQKGKRLVLNVDGAIAAIASEMGFDWRLGKGFFIIGRVPGLVAHVYEELTTEKPFSKRLDEETEVEYTGLPPRELPAEFKRV from the coding sequence ATGGAAAAGAAGTGGAGAACAGCTATTACCCAGCATGTGGGTCATGAAACCTACATAAGGGGCTACAGGCTCTTGGACTTGGTGGGCAACCTAAGCTTTGCCCAAGCCATTTATCTGATCCTGAAGGGAGAACTACCCACAGAGAAAGAATCCAAGATGATGGAAGCTATGCTGGTTTCGGTCATTGACCACGGCATTGCGCCACCCTCCGCAATAGCTGCAAGGGCTGTGGCATCCGGTGGAAACTCTCTAAATGTTGGTGTTGCAGCGGGTGTGCTTGCCTTTGGCTCCGCCCACGGTGGTGCTCTGGAGGATGCCATGAAGTTCATCCAGGAGGGTGTAAAAAGTGGCAGAAGTGTAGAAGAAATAGTCAAAGAATACTTAGAAAACAAAAAGCCCATACCCGGCTATGGACACAGATACTACAAGGACTTTGACCCACGGACCAAAAGGCTCATGGACATAGCCAAGGAGCTTGGCTTTTATGGACCTCACTGCAAGTTTGCAGAGGATGTGGAAGAAGAGATCAGTAGGCAAAAGGGTAAAAGGTTGGTGCTCAATGTGGATGGTGCTATAGCAGCGATAGCTTCTGAGATGGGCTTTGACTGGAGGCTCGGAAAGGGCTTTTTCATAATAGGAAGGGTGCCGGGGCTTGTCGCCCATGTGTATGAAGAGCTCACCACCGAAAAGCCCTTCTCCAAGAGATTGGACGAGGAAACGGAAGTAGAATACACCGGACTGCCACCAAGGGAGTTGCCTGCAGAGTTTAAAAGGGTTTAA
- a CDS encoding NTPase — translation MKIILTGEPGIGKTTLIKKLLQRLGNRAIGFWTEEVRDPKTKKRTGFKVISTEGKAQLFASKFFTSKHLVGSYGVNTARFESVVLPILEKAKELKDVYIVIDEIGKMELFSKAFRELVREILFNPKYKVIATIPIRDVHPLVRDIRRLQGAVVIEVNKENRELLVEEILKLLD, via the coding sequence ATGAAAATAATACTTACCGGCGAGCCGGGTATAGGAAAGACTACCCTCATAAAAAAGCTACTCCAAAGACTTGGAAATAGAGCAATAGGCTTTTGGACGGAGGAGGTAAGGGACCCCAAAACCAAAAAGAGAACAGGCTTTAAGGTAATCAGCACAGAAGGCAAAGCCCAACTTTTTGCTAGCAAGTTTTTCACCTCCAAGCATTTGGTAGGGTCCTACGGAGTGAATACCGCTCGGTTTGAGTCGGTAGTCCTTCCTATCTTGGAAAAGGCAAAAGAATTAAAGGACGTTTACATCGTTATAGACGAAATCGGAAAGATGGAGTTGTTTTCTAAGGCTTTTAGAGAGCTGGTAAGAGAGATCCTTTTCAACCCAAAATACAAGGTAATTGCCACCATTCCCATAAGGGATGTGCATCCTCTGGTGAGGGACATCAGAAGGCTTCAAGGTGCAGTAGTCATTGAGGTAAATAAAGAAAACAGGGAGCTTTTGGTGGAGGAGATACTAAAACTTTTGGATTAA
- a CDS encoding 3-dehydroquinate synthase II → MKEFWYWAEEYDKKLITSAIEAGAKVIILNDPDKEEEVKRLGRIEVFKEGRDFEYVLIKGKEDEERAGKYPPNVKVVVETTDWTIIPLENLIAQREELYAVVKNEEEAKTAIKILEKGVKGVVLKSKDINVIKKVGKVLEEEEENLPLVVVKITRILPLGLGDRVCVDTTSLLNRGEGMLVGNSSGGMFLVHAETEENPYVASRPFRVNAGAVHMYIRLPNNRTKYLCELKAGDEVMVYDYKGRGRVVYVGRAKVERRPMLLVEGKADNKKISAVLQNAETIRLTRPDGTPISVAELKEGDEVLGYIESEGRHFGMKVEETIIEK, encoded by the coding sequence ATGAAAGAGTTCTGGTATTGGGCAGAAGAGTACGATAAAAAGCTAATTACTAGCGCCATTGAGGCGGGGGCAAAGGTAATCATTCTAAACGACCCAGATAAGGAAGAGGAGGTCAAAAGGTTAGGAAGGATTGAGGTTTTTAAGGAAGGGAGGGACTTTGAGTATGTGCTAATAAAGGGCAAAGAAGATGAAGAGAGGGCGGGAAAGTATCCACCCAATGTGAAGGTAGTGGTAGAAACCACCGACTGGACTATAATCCCTTTGGAAAACCTCATAGCCCAGAGGGAAGAGCTTTACGCAGTGGTAAAAAACGAAGAGGAAGCAAAAACTGCCATAAAGATCTTAGAAAAGGGCGTAAAGGGAGTGGTCCTGAAAAGCAAAGACATAAACGTTATAAAAAAGGTGGGAAAGGTTTTGGAAGAGGAGGAAGAAAACCTTCCCCTTGTTGTGGTAAAGATCACGAGGATTTTGCCCTTGGGCTTGGGAGACAGGGTCTGTGTGGATACCACATCCCTCTTAAACAGGGGAGAGGGCATGCTGGTGGGCAACTCTTCCGGGGGCATGTTCTTGGTGCATGCAGAGACGGAGGAGAACCCTTATGTAGCGTCAAGACCTTTTAGGGTTAATGCGGGTGCGGTGCATATGTACATAAGACTTCCCAACAATAGAACTAAGTATCTTTGCGAGTTAAAGGCAGGAGATGAGGTAATGGTCTATGACTACAAAGGAAGGGGAAGGGTTGTCTATGTGGGAAGGGCTAAGGTAGAAAGAAGACCCATGCTTTTGGTGGAGGGAAAGGCAGACAATAAAAAAATTAGTGCGGTGTTGCAGAACGCAGAAACCATAAGGCTAACAAGACCAGACGGCACGCCCATATCGGTGGCAGAGCTGAAGGAAGGGGATGAAGTGCTCGGATACATAGAATCCGAGGGCAGACACTTTGGCATGAAGGTGGAAGAGACCATTATAGAAAAGTGA
- a CDS encoding glycosyltransferase family 2 protein, whose translation MSLVSIIIPVYNGEEYVHRAIECALSQTYPHKEVIVIDDASTDRTQEVVKKYPVIYHRNERNMERAYSRNKGVELSKGEFIFFLDHDDLWREDYIESVLKHLEDSQIVYSFPRSFINSEGNLLRVSRKKLPEDPLELVFSGMVGYPSATAFKRSAFLGYKDEYVMREDWEIFLRSCLEGLILKILDEDNVFIREHPKRTSRGKKFWIATYKVYEDYKDKVPEEYLPYFLFHVGETAMRFGELRFGWELCTGAIFKKPTLLANPRRLWSLLKRGFRFWRG comes from the coding sequence GTGAGCTTAGTATCCATAATCATACCTGTCTATAACGGAGAGGAATATGTCCACCGAGCTATTGAATGTGCCCTATCTCAAACCTATCCACACAAAGAGGTAATCGTAATAGATGACGCCAGCACAGACAGAACGCAGGAGGTTGTTAAAAAATATCCCGTGATCTATCACAGGAACGAAAGGAACATGGAGAGGGCATACTCCCGCAACAAGGGAGTGGAACTTTCTAAGGGAGAGTTCATATTCTTTTTAGACCACGATGACCTTTGGAGGGAGGATTACATTGAGTCTGTGTTAAAGCATTTAGAGGACAGCCAGATAGTTTATAGCTTTCCGAGAAGTTTTATAAACTCCGAAGGGAACCTTTTGAGGGTTTCAAGGAAAAAACTTCCGGAGGACCCACTTGAGCTTGTTTTTTCTGGGATGGTGGGTTATCCGTCAGCCACAGCCTTCAAAAGGTCTGCCTTTTTGGGCTACAAGGACGAATACGTGATGAGGGAAGATTGGGAGATATTTCTTAGGTCCTGTTTGGAAGGGCTGATTTTAAAAATCCTTGACGAGGATAATGTTTTTATAAGGGAGCATCCCAAAAGGACCAGCAGAGGCAAGAAATTTTGGATAGCTACCTATAAGGTTTATGAGGACTACAAAGACAAAGTGCCCGAGGAATACCTTCCTTACTTTCTCTTTCATGTGGGAGAAACCGCCATGAGGTTTGGAGAGCTAAGATTTGGCTGGGAACTTTGCACAGGTGCGATTTTTAAAAAGCCAACCCTTTTGGCGAACCCACGGAGGCTTTGGAGCCTGCTAAAAAGGGGCTTTAGGTTTTGGAGGGGATAA
- a CDS encoding CBS domain-containing protein, giving the protein MREVELREIATKVPTLNYDLSIMEALKIFAEYGIYDLLVVVKDRKPLGVVSKKDLLMAQHRSDLKVGDITSSLPKVKTFKSSLDRLEGLFDFFTFNKKPLIVVNKDGTYAGLLFYHVLLHYFSSVREGTSPLFQKLREFFGTDAYFYNFYLKETKRFREEMGIARLESLYKLLLENVKDHIEGNAFLSLEDGEVYVLSRKKVEEEKIKLLMEEFHREFSLLYGESKPVHVCGFCVPLKDVKNYEEFFSLNSQLKERLNSTPDVSFFIYHGVQPHVVVCEYKGREYIKRVIEKIKEDFKRILWRLKHSDKEMWEYVLQDAFKDYPYFEIFYIIGERGIQISNNVINPRIKYPVKTGRKGADRSEKPYFKMAKEGDIYISEIYLSQATDDFCITLSSKFRYGDKFYVLAGDINYTEVHKLVKSYTFS; this is encoded by the coding sequence ATGAGGGAAGTTGAACTTCGGGAAATAGCCACCAAGGTGCCAACCCTCAACTACGACCTTTCCATAATGGAGGCACTAAAAATATTCGCAGAATACGGTATATACGACCTGTTGGTGGTGGTAAAGGATAGAAAACCCTTGGGCGTTGTCTCAAAGAAAGACCTTTTGATGGCACAGCACAGGTCAGACCTAAAGGTAGGAGACATAACCTCCTCCTTGCCGAAGGTAAAAACCTTTAAATCCTCTTTGGACAGGCTGGAAGGGCTCTTTGACTTTTTCACCTTCAACAAAAAGCCCCTCATAGTAGTAAATAAGGATGGTACTTACGCAGGCCTACTCTTTTACCATGTGCTTTTGCACTATTTTAGCAGTGTCAGGGAGGGCACTTCGCCCCTCTTCCAAAAGCTAAGGGAATTCTTTGGTACTGATGCATACTTTTACAACTTTTACCTAAAGGAAACAAAGAGGTTCAGAGAGGAAATGGGCATCGCTCGTTTAGAAAGCCTTTACAAGCTCCTGTTGGAGAATGTAAAGGACCATATAGAAGGAAATGCCTTCCTTTCCTTGGAAGACGGAGAGGTTTATGTGCTGTCTCGCAAAAAAGTGGAGGAAGAAAAGATAAAACTTCTTATGGAGGAGTTTCATCGGGAGTTTTCCTTGCTATACGGAGAGTCCAAACCGGTGCATGTATGCGGTTTTTGTGTCCCATTGAAGGATGTGAAGAACTACGAAGAATTCTTCAGCCTAAACTCCCAGCTAAAGGAAAGACTAAACTCCACGCCCGATGTTTCCTTTTTCATATACCACGGCGTTCAGCCCCATGTGGTAGTCTGTGAATACAAAGGAAGGGAGTATATAAAGCGGGTGATAGAGAAAATCAAAGAGGACTTTAAGCGGATTCTTTGGAGGTTAAAGCATTCAGACAAGGAGATGTGGGAGTACGTACTGCAGGATGCCTTTAAGGATTATCCCTACTTTGAGATCTTTTACATAATCGGCGAAAGAGGCATTCAAATCTCCAACAATGTAATAAACCCAAGGATAAAGTATCCGGTAAAGACCGGTAGGAAGGGTGCAGACAGAAGCGAAAAGCCCTACTTCAAAATGGCCAAGGAAGGAGACATATACATCTCCGAAATATATCTCTCTCAGGCAACAGACGATTTTTGTATCACCCTGTCTTCTAAGTTCAGATATGGAGATAAGTTTTACGTTCTGGCGGGGGACATAAACTACACAGAAGTGCACAAGCTTGTAAAAAGCTACACCTTTTCCTAA
- a CDS encoding CDGSH iron-sulfur domain-containing protein: protein MRLVVFTEKEPYKLEAGEKTYYLCMCGLSKKKPFCDGSHKRTKYEEEGKLYIYDQEGRVEIKP, encoded by the coding sequence ATGAGATTGGTGGTTTTTACGGAAAAGGAACCCTATAAGTTAGAGGCAGGAGAAAAGACCTATTACCTTTGCATGTGCGGGCTTTCTAAGAAAAAACCCTTCTGCGATGGCTCTCACAAAAGAACAAAGTACGAAGAAGAGGGTAAGCTATACATTTACGATCAAGAGGGAAGGGTTGAGATAAAACCTTAA